A window of Chitinophagales bacterium contains these coding sequences:
- a CDS encoding EthD family reductase, with translation MIIKPIIVPVLFLLASLTSCKTNQMALSPTSKSGMYKVTILYPDGEGKTFDMNYYEQKHMPMMAGFLGENLKFYEIDKGILGRSSSEKPTFLAVGYFFITSIDEYNIAIAQNREAVMSDIKNYTNIQPIVQISEIRQVKNKE, from the coding sequence ATGATCATCAAACCCATCATAGTACCGGTTCTTTTTTTACTTGCCAGTTTAACTAGCTGCAAAACAAACCAAATGGCCCTATCCCCTACCTCCAAAAGTGGAATGTATAAGGTAACCATCCTTTACCCGGACGGGGAAGGCAAAACCTTTGACATGAACTATTATGAACAAAAACATATGCCGATGATGGCTGGGTTTTTAGGCGAAAACCTCAAATTCTATGAAATTGACAAAGGCATTTTGGGGCGGTCTTCCTCCGAAAAACCAACATTCCTGGCAGTTGGATATTTCTTTATAACAAGTATAGATGAATACAACATAGCAATCGCGCAAAACAGGGAGGCGGTTATGAGTGATATTAAAAATTATACCAATATACAGCCGATCGTACAGATCAGTGAAATAAGACAAGTGAAAAACAAAGAATGA
- a CDS encoding aminopeptidase P family protein, whose translation MSEALQNLILSEQKAKLLFQTVEERGLIIPGKSEKELCDEIVLIAKEEFGVENHWGKKIVRTGINTLQPYIADPPDLIIQEDDILFFDFHPVFDGWEADLGRTYVLGNDPLKLKIKKDAEEAWQVANAWYFKQNTLTGAEFFNYVTALTKSYGYEFGNAIAGHIVGQFPHEQPDDPNDLCLDVHPDNHKDILLLDKNGNKRHWMLELHFVDKTNKIGAFFEQLLMAE comes from the coding sequence ATGAGCGAAGCACTACAAAATCTTATCCTTTCAGAACAAAAGGCAAAACTATTATTTCAAACCGTTGAAGAAAGGGGCTTAATAATTCCTGGAAAATCGGAAAAAGAGCTTTGCGATGAAATTGTACTAATCGCCAAAGAAGAATTTGGGGTAGAAAACCATTGGGGTAAAAAAATTGTTAGAACCGGTATTAATACGCTACAACCATATATTGCAGACCCTCCAGACTTGATTATTCAAGAAGATGATATACTTTTTTTTGATTTCCATCCGGTATTTGACGGTTGGGAAGCTGACCTCGGAAGAACCTATGTTTTGGGTAACGACCCCTTAAAACTTAAAATAAAGAAAGATGCAGAGGAAGCCTGGCAGGTAGCCAATGCCTGGTATTTTAAACAAAACACCCTTACTGGTGCCGAATTTTTTAATTACGTTACTGCCCTAACTAAAAGCTATGGCTATGAATTTGGGAATGCCATAGCGGGTCATATTGTGGGCCAATTCCCGCATGAACAACCTGATGACCCAAACGATCTGTGCTTAGATGTGCATCCTGACAATCATAAAGACATCCTTCTATTGGATAAAAATGGAAATAAAAGACATTGGATGCTGGAACTTCACTTCGTGGACAAAACAAATAAAATAGGCGCCTTTTTTGAACAATTGTTGATGGCAGAATAA
- a CDS encoding Gfo/Idh/MocA family oxidoreductase, with translation MASTSNAANKPLKVGVIGLTHTHVHWILGRPKDDKVVIVGIVESNMELAKKYTQQYGISMDIVYASMDELIRHSKPEAVLAFGSIYEHLEVVEKFAPLGIHVMVEKPLAVSLDHARKMEALAKRYGIQLLTNYETTWYPTLHAAKELLKNDSIGSLSQLIIRDGHKGPLKIGVNKEFFDWLTDPVKNGGGAIMDFGCYGANIATWMMNGEKPIAVMAVTQQLQKENNPEVDDESTIILTYKNAKVTIQASWNWPIGRKDMEVYGKTGVIYADSRNDLRIRISKGYDGFQESKKRLDELSPPYNDPFTYFAAVINKELSMPEYDCSSLENNMIVMEILDAARLSAKKGRSVKVR, from the coding sequence ATGGCATCAACTTCTAATGCTGCTAATAAACCACTGAAAGTTGGGGTGATAGGTTTGACACATACCCATGTTCATTGGATTTTGGGAAGACCAAAAGACGACAAGGTTGTGATCGTTGGTATTGTGGAAAGCAACATGGAGTTAGCAAAAAAATATACACAACAATATGGTATATCCATGGATATTGTATATGCCTCCATGGACGAACTTATCCGGCATTCTAAGCCTGAAGCTGTCCTTGCGTTTGGTTCCATTTATGAACATCTAGAAGTGGTAGAAAAATTTGCGCCTTTGGGCATTCATGTGATGGTTGAAAAACCATTGGCAGTGAGTTTAGATCATGCAAGAAAAATGGAAGCGCTCGCGAAACGATATGGCATTCAACTCCTGACAAACTACGAAACCACCTGGTATCCAACCCTGCATGCTGCTAAGGAATTATTGAAAAATGATAGTATTGGCAGTTTGAGTCAACTTATAATACGGGACGGACATAAGGGACCTCTGAAGATAGGTGTGAATAAGGAGTTTTTTGACTGGTTAACTGATCCTGTTAAAAACGGAGGCGGGGCAATAATGGATTTCGGATGTTATGGGGCAAATATTGCCACATGGATGATGAATGGCGAAAAACCCATAGCAGTAATGGCAGTGACGCAGCAATTGCAAAAAGAAAATAACCCTGAGGTAGACGACGAATCAACCATAATTTTGACATATAAAAACGCAAAAGTCACAATACAAGCATCCTGGAATTGGCCAATAGGAAGAAAAGACATGGAAGTATATGGAAAGACAGGTGTTATATATGCTGATAGCAGAAATGATCTTAGGATACGTATATCAAAGGGTTATGATGGATTTCAAGAATCCAAAAAAAGATTAGATGAACTCAGCCCTCCTTATAATGACCCATTTACGTACTTTGCTGCAGTTATTAATAAAGAACTTTCTATGCCAGAGTATGATTGTTCCTCTCTTGAAAACAATATGATTGTTATGGAAATACTTGACGCCGCAAGGTTATCTGCAAAGAAAGGAAGATCAGTAAAAGTAAGATAA
- a CDS encoding SMI1/KNR4 family protein, which translates to MDKLYIDIKRQIEPFRDKVFYHGLTETEVTDIEQKIGNKFPTYFREFLKIFGVRQDFVFGLFTREIDFVERTNYLPDELKKSFILIGDNGGEDFWLLNIDNQNDTNLYEWQHWLDGEVVKLGYDFETLLDESISKLSDRNIKRETNDKKSWCVQFAITTDNEQNIYATIPLTLIQDWELKEVSPAQVHCYETKAKLADKVINFTRQEYAGWSSPTYYFNLKEPANEFGPQSLIKKIDANLKKTFPKYKLIDYGILALSDNDE; encoded by the coding sequence ATGGACAAACTCTATATAGACATAAAACGACAAATAGAGCCTTTTAGGGACAAGGTTTTCTATCACGGTTTGACAGAAACCGAGGTGACAGATATTGAGCAAAAAATTGGAAATAAATTTCCGACTTATTTTCGAGAGTTTCTAAAAATATTCGGTGTTAGACAAGATTTTGTATTTGGACTTTTCACAAGAGAAATTGACTTCGTTGAGCGCACTAATTATTTGCCAGATGAACTAAAAAAGTCGTTCATCTTAATTGGCGACAATGGTGGAGAAGATTTTTGGTTGCTTAATATTGACAATCAAAACGACACAAACCTTTATGAATGGCAGCATTGGTTAGACGGTGAAGTTGTAAAACTAGGTTACGACTTTGAAACTCTTCTCGACGAGAGTATTTCAAAACTTTCCGACAGGAACATTAAAAGAGAAACTAACGACAAAAAAAGCTGGTGTGTTCAGTTTGCCATCACTACTGACAATGAACAAAATATTTATGCGACAATTCCATTGACACTTATTCAAGATTGGGAATTAAAAGAGGTTTCCCCTGCTCAAGTTCACTGTTATGAGACTAAAGCAAAGCTTGCTGATAAAGTGATTAATTTTACAAGGCAAGAATATGCTGGTTGGAGTTCGCCGACATATTACTTCAACTTAAAAGAACCAGCAAATGAATTTGGGCCACAATCATTAATAAAGAAGATTGACGCAAATCTTAAAAAAACATTTCCAAAGTACAAGCTAATTGACTACGGTATCTTAGCATTGTCAGACAACGATGAGTAG
- a CDS encoding DUF3997 domain-containing protein has protein sequence MLRVIKTITLGVLLFQLSGCALFDSDSDNVVDDYEVTWIDLHESRSLYKKEQLVPAYVIAVGYNSNFIYAKQHPLLQNSPIKIDKNVVNYYIIERTNSEFQDKPKYGPLTRKSFDSLCNKLNIQSPKFDMTYPTNLY, from the coding sequence ATGCTTAGAGTCATAAAGACAATTACCTTGGGTGTTTTATTATTTCAGCTTTCAGGCTGTGCACTTTTTGACAGCGATTCAGACAATGTTGTGGATGATTATGAGGTAACATGGATAGACTTGCATGAAAGTAGAAGTTTATATAAAAAAGAACAATTAGTTCCTGCGTACGTAATTGCAGTTGGCTATAATTCAAATTTTATTTATGCCAAGCAACACCCTTTGTTGCAGAACTCCCCAATAAAGATTGACAAAAATGTCGTAAACTATTACATTATAGAACGGACAAATAGTGAATTTCAAGATAAACCAAAATACGGGCCTTTGACCAGAAAGAGCTTTGACAGCCTTTGTAATAAACTTAATATTCAGAGCCCAAAATTTGACATGACTTATCCAACAAACCTCTATTAA
- a CDS encoding SRPBCC family protein → MSTNSENEIYSSRELNAPFELVYQAFSNPRYLQKWWGPEGFTNTIHEFDLRPGGKWLLTMHGPEKGNYENSSIFKNIVPNKLVTWTRTSQPLFEMEVGFEKISDSKSKIFFRMIFKTVEECEKMKIYVVPKNEENFDRLERELIYISKENIII, encoded by the coding sequence ATGAGTACAAATTCAGAAAATGAAATTTACAGTTCGAGAGAACTTAATGCTCCGTTTGAATTAGTCTATCAAGCATTTTCCAATCCCAGATATTTACAAAAATGGTGGGGCCCAGAAGGATTTACGAATACAATACACGAATTTGACTTACGACCAGGCGGAAAGTGGCTTTTGACCATGCACGGACCTGAAAAAGGCAACTACGAGAACTCGTCCATTTTTAAAAATATCGTACCGAATAAATTAGTTACTTGGACAAGGACTTCGCAACCGCTTTTTGAGATGGAAGTGGGGTTTGAAAAAATAAGCGATTCAAAATCAAAAATTTTCTTTCGTATGATTTTTAAAACTGTGGAAGAATGTGAGAAAATGAAAATTTATGTAGTGCCTAAAAATGAAGAAAACTTTGATAGATTGGAAAGAGAACTAATTTACATTTCAAAAGAAAATATAATAATTTGA
- a CDS encoding RNA 2'-phosphotransferase: protein MSSDKQIIHISKFLSLVLRHQPETIGIQLDQSGWTDIAELIEKANNYGVNFDREILNHIVATNGKKRFAFNDTLDKIRASQGHSVEIELGYINQKPPEILFHGTGEKSVQSILDTGLEKRNRQHVHLSSDFDTAIKVGQRHGKPFVFKVLAEQMYNDNFQFSISDNGVWLTDHVPIKYLKQNDE, encoded by the coding sequence ATGAGTAGCGACAAACAAATAATACACATTAGCAAGTTTCTAAGTCTAGTATTAAGACATCAACCTGAAACTATTGGCATTCAACTTGACCAAAGCGGTTGGACAGACATAGCTGAATTGATTGAAAAAGCAAATAACTACGGGGTTAATTTTGATAGAGAAATATTAAATCATATCGTTGCGACAAACGGAAAGAAGCGATTTGCATTTAATGATACGCTTGACAAGATAAGAGCAAGTCAAGGACATTCAGTAGAGATTGAATTAGGTTACATAAACCAAAAACCACCAGAAATCCTTTTTCATGGAACTGGTGAAAAATCGGTGCAATCCATTTTGGACACAGGACTTGAAAAACGCAATAGGCAACATGTTCATTTGAGCAGCGACTTTGATACAGCGATTAAAGTTGGACAAAGGCATGGGAAGCCATTTGTTTTCAAAGTACTTGCAGAACAAATGTATAATGACAACTTTCAGTTCTCTATTTCGGACAATGGCGTTTGGTTGACAGACCATGTTCCAATAAAATATTTAAAACAAAATGACGAATAA
- a CDS encoding DMP19 family protein, with product MSFFKKLFGGDSKNQDDNKPDIDTLLSSPNTNNAIIEIDNYVCKLCSYGDALDRLTEPQKHFYFNQNIEREINNGGFNQYFYNSSGDFAHETITSLRTINANKTADILQQAIDQFPSSVVPKNRANRQEILEQIEDTANEVWEQLDQAFYKYEDNLYELNIEYIKQNRNSF from the coding sequence ATGAGCTTTTTTAAGAAACTATTTGGCGGCGACAGCAAAAATCAGGACGACAATAAGCCTGACATTGACACTTTACTTTCATCACCAAACACCAATAACGCAATCATTGAAATTGACAATTACGTTTGTAAACTTTGTTCATACGGTGACGCATTAGACCGTTTAACAGAACCGCAAAAACATTTTTATTTCAACCAAAATATTGAAAGGGAAATAAATAATGGTGGTTTTAACCAATACTTCTACAACTCCAGTGGCGACTTTGCACATGAGACAATAACTTCATTGCGGACAATTAATGCTAACAAGACTGCAGACATTTTGCAACAAGCCATTGACCAATTTCCCAGCTCTGTTGTTCCTAAAAACAGAGCCAACCGACAAGAAATATTAGAACAAATTGAAGACACGGCAAACGAGGTATGGGAACAGCTTGACCAAGCGTTTTATAAGTACGAGGACAATTTATATGAGCTCAACATTGAGTACATAAAACAAAATCGTAACTCATTTTGA
- a CDS encoding single-stranded DNA-binding protein, translated as MIKMQVIGHLGKDCIVNTVNGKNVINFTVAHTEKYRDSQGNNQEKTTWVDCAYWTDRTGISPYLLKGKQVYVEGTPEVRTFTRQDGTAGASLSLRIREVQLLGGRGDAGGSSSFSDNVRSDAPASVDAGEPVDDLPF; from the coding sequence ATGATCAAAATGCAAGTAATTGGCCACCTCGGTAAGGACTGTATTGTGAATACAGTAAATGGCAAGAACGTGATCAACTTTACGGTAGCGCATACCGAGAAGTATCGCGACAGTCAGGGTAACAACCAGGAGAAAACGACCTGGGTTGACTGTGCTTATTGGACAGACCGTACCGGGATCTCCCCCTACCTTTTGAAAGGGAAGCAGGTTTATGTCGAGGGTACGCCCGAGGTCAGGACCTTTACCCGTCAGGACGGTACGGCCGGCGCTTCGTTGAGTCTACGGATTCGCGAGGTACAGTTATTGGGAGGCCGTGGCGATGCCGGTGGTTCTTCCTCCTTCTCCGACAATGTCCGTTCAGATGCGCCTGCATCGGTTGATGCTGGTGAGCCGGTAGATGATCTGCCGTTCTGA
- a CDS encoding zinc carboxypeptidase, whose amino-acid sequence MKRIFHLFILLFAITTNAQELSYYLPQNIQYDPRIPKPEEVIYHHVGEWHITHDRLVNYMKAIDAASDRVSLETMGLSYESRPQVLLIITSPANHARLEEIRQQHIKLTDPAQSGSVDISNMPIVVYIGHSIHGNEASGANASLLSAYYLAAAQGKEIDELLNNTIILFDPSFNPDGLQRFSTWANQHKSKNLVSDPSSREFNEVWPGGRFNHYWFDLNRDWLPAVHRESQNRLEWFHRWKPNILTDHHEQGSSATFFFQPGVPSRVNPITPLKNQELTAKLGKFHAAYLDKIGSLYFTKESYDDFYYGKGSTYPDVNGAIGILFEQASSRGHLQETDNGLLTFPFTIRNQFTTTLSTLEGARQLRTEFLQWQKDFYTTALKEAAASPVKGYVFGSQTDKTKSAIFTEMLLRHQIQVYEPGKATAINGIQFTPGDAYYVPTDQPQFRLIQAIFTKTLEYKDSLFYDITAWTLPLAYGLSYAEANATQAATLTGGKRILQPRAMTGTLTGKSEYAYLFDWNEFYAPRALYELQQAGILTKVATTSFEVMVAGATRKFQPGSIMVPVSLQSMDSEKLFTLLKGIASSNGIEILPVTTGASVTGSDLGSRNFAVTQKPRIAMIVGTGANATDAGEVWHLLDQRFNMPATHLEQGLFNQADLTKYNTLIMVGGRYTTIDKEKLRQWIEAGGTLILTEESINWAQQAGISTVGFKRTRPATDSATVIPYTDLGQVRGAQQMSGAIFSADFDPTHPLAYGYPGKTVSLFKANNVFLEIPRNRNAAPFQYGKAPLQSGWLSQQNYAAMKNSAAVVVNAVGSGRVINIADNPNFRAFWLGGTKLMMNAIFFGRLIEGGSARSEE is encoded by the coding sequence ATGAAAAGAATATTTCACCTGTTTATTCTGCTATTTGCTATTACAACAAACGCACAGGAATTAAGTTATTATCTCCCCCAAAATATCCAGTACGATCCGCGTATCCCCAAGCCGGAGGAGGTGATCTATCATCATGTAGGGGAATGGCATATCACCCATGACCGGCTGGTGAATTACATGAAGGCGATCGATGCCGCCTCCGACCGGGTGAGCCTGGAGACCATGGGTTTATCGTATGAAAGCCGGCCACAGGTGCTGCTGATCATCACTTCACCAGCCAACCACGCCCGGTTGGAAGAGATCCGGCAGCAACATATCAAACTCACTGATCCGGCCCAATCAGGTTCCGTGGATATTTCCAATATGCCCATAGTGGTGTATATCGGTCATTCCATTCATGGCAACGAAGCCAGTGGCGCCAATGCCAGTTTGCTCAGTGCCTACTATCTGGCGGCAGCCCAGGGAAAAGAGATCGATGAATTGTTGAACAATACCATCATTTTATTTGATCCCTCTTTCAATCCCGATGGATTGCAACGGTTCTCTACCTGGGCCAACCAGCACAAGAGCAAGAACCTGGTAAGTGATCCCTCCTCGCGCGAGTTCAATGAGGTTTGGCCCGGTGGGCGTTTCAACCACTATTGGTTCGACCTTAACCGTGACTGGCTGCCGGCCGTACACCGCGAAAGTCAGAACCGGTTGGAATGGTTTCACCGTTGGAAACCCAATATCCTCACCGACCACCACGAACAGGGCAGCAGCGCCACTTTCTTTTTTCAACCCGGTGTGCCTTCCCGGGTCAATCCCATCACCCCGCTTAAGAACCAGGAACTGACCGCCAAACTGGGAAAATTTCATGCCGCCTATCTCGACAAGATCGGTTCCCTGTATTTTACCAAAGAGAGTTATGATGATTTCTATTATGGAAAAGGTTCCACCTATCCCGATGTCAATGGTGCCATCGGCATCCTGTTTGAACAGGCTTCCTCCCGCGGGCATTTACAGGAAACCGATAACGGGTTATTGACCTTTCCGTTTACCATCCGCAACCAGTTTACCACTACCCTTTCCACGCTGGAAGGAGCCCGGCAATTACGCACCGAATTCCTCCAGTGGCAAAAGGATTTTTATACGACAGCCCTCAAAGAGGCCGCCGCCTCTCCCGTAAAAGGATATGTATTTGGCAGCCAGACGGACAAGACCAAATCTGCCATCTTCACCGAAATGCTCCTGCGCCACCAGATACAGGTATATGAACCCGGTAAGGCCACGGCGATCAATGGCATCCAGTTTACGCCCGGAGATGCCTATTATGTCCCGACCGATCAGCCCCAGTTCCGGTTGATCCAGGCCATTTTCACCAAAACCCTGGAGTACAAAGACAGTTTGTTTTATGATATCACGGCCTGGACACTTCCCCTCGCCTATGGGCTCAGTTATGCCGAGGCAAATGCCACACAGGCCGCCACACTGACGGGTGGTAAACGCATTCTTCAGCCAAGGGCTATGACGGGCACTTTAACCGGTAAGAGTGAATACGCCTATCTGTTTGACTGGAACGAGTTCTATGCCCCCCGGGCCTTGTATGAGCTTCAACAGGCCGGTATCCTTACCAAGGTGGCTACGACGTCCTTTGAGGTGATGGTGGCTGGAGCTACACGCAAATTCCAACCCGGAAGTATCATGGTGCCGGTGAGTCTTCAGTCCATGGACAGCGAAAAATTATTTACCCTCCTAAAGGGCATTGCCTCGTCCAATGGGATCGAGATATTACCTGTTACCACCGGGGCATCGGTTACCGGAAGTGACCTGGGCAGCCGCAATTTTGCCGTTACCCAAAAGCCCCGTATCGCCATGATCGTGGGCACCGGGGCCAATGCCACCGATGCCGGAGAGGTTTGGCACCTGCTTGATCAGCGGTTCAATATGCCGGCCACTCATTTGGAGCAGGGCCTGTTCAACCAGGCCGATCTGACCAAATACAATACCCTGATCATGGTGGGCGGACGATATACAACGATTGACAAAGAGAAACTCAGGCAATGGATAGAAGCTGGTGGCACCTTGATCCTCACTGAGGAATCCATTAACTGGGCCCAGCAGGCCGGAATCAGTACGGTTGGATTCAAGCGTACCCGTCCTGCCACGGATAGCGCGACGGTGATCCCCTATACCGATCTTGGTCAGGTGCGTGGGGCCCAGCAAATGAGCGGGGCCATCTTCAGCGCCGATTTTGACCCCACCCATCCCCTCGCCTATGGATATCCCGGAAAAACGGTGAGCCTGTTCAAAGCCAACAATGTATTTCTGGAGATCCCCCGCAACCGCAATGCGGCCCCCTTTCAGTATGGAAAGGCGCCCTTGCAGAGTGGCTGGCTCAGTCAACAGAATTATGCGGCCATGAAGAATTCCGCCGCGGTGGTGGTGAATGCTGTGGGTAGTGGCCGGGTGATCAATATTGCGGATAATCCCAATTTCAGGGCTTTTTGGCTGGGCGGGACAAAGTTGATGATGAACGCGATCTTTTTCGGGAGACTGATTGAGGGTGGCTCAGCGAGGTCGGAAGAATAA
- the mnmA gene encoding tRNA 2-thiouridine(34) synthase MnmA has translation MSRKGKVLVAMSGGIDSTVTALMLHDQGYEVVGITMKTWDYAASGGGKKETGCCNLDSFNDARMAAVQHGFPHFILDIRDEFGDFVIENFVDEYLAGRTPNPCVLCNTHIKWRALLKRADALDCEYIATGHYAKIRQHDNGRFVVSKAVDSTKDQSYVLWGLQQDLLSRTLLPLGPYKKTEIRQMAFDYGYPELAKKLESYEICFVPDNDYRGFLKRKDPSLEARVAGGNFVDKEGRILGQHQGYPFYTIGQRKGLGITFGKPVFVTGIDPDSNSVVLGDEEDLDKTTMQVARINMIKYDTITPGFEAVTKIRYRDAGTLSHLYPDNQGVKVEFAGPAKGVAPGQSAVFYEDDDVIGGGIIQRGELI, from the coding sequence ATGAGTAGAAAAGGAAAAGTCCTGGTAGCCATGAGCGGCGGTATCGACAGTACCGTCACCGCCCTGATGCTGCATGACCAGGGATATGAGGTGGTGGGTATTACCATGAAGACCTGGGACTATGCCGCCAGTGGTGGGGGCAAAAAGGAAACAGGTTGTTGTAACCTCGACAGTTTTAATGATGCCCGTATGGCAGCGGTCCAGCACGGGTTCCCGCATTTTATCCTGGATATACGTGATGAGTTTGGTGATTTCGTGATCGAGAATTTTGTGGATGAATACCTGGCCGGCCGGACACCCAACCCATGTGTTTTATGCAATACACATATCAAGTGGAGGGCCTTGTTGAAAAGAGCGGATGCGCTTGACTGTGAGTATATCGCCACAGGGCATTATGCTAAGATCCGCCAGCATGATAATGGGCGGTTTGTGGTAAGCAAGGCCGTGGATTCCACCAAGGACCAGAGTTATGTATTGTGGGGTTTGCAACAAGACCTGCTGAGCCGCACCTTATTGCCCCTGGGCCCCTATAAAAAAACGGAGATCAGGCAGATGGCCTTTGATTATGGTTACCCTGAACTGGCCAAAAAGCTGGAGAGCTATGAGATCTGTTTTGTGCCGGATAATGATTACCGTGGGTTCCTGAAAAGAAAAGATCCTTCATTAGAGGCAAGAGTAGCCGGTGGCAATTTTGTGGATAAGGAAGGCCGGATTTTGGGCCAGCACCAGGGCTATCCCTTTTACACCATTGGGCAACGGAAGGGGTTGGGAATTACGTTTGGGAAACCAGTATTCGTTACGGGGATCGACCCGGATTCGAATTCGGTGGTGTTGGGGGATGAGGAAGACCTGGATAAAACGACCATGCAGGTGGCCCGGATCAATATGATCAAATACGATACAATCACCCCGGGTTTTGAGGCGGTGACAAAGATCCGCTACCGGGATGCCGGCACGCTTTCCCATTTATACCCTGATAATCAAGGGGTAAAAGTGGAATTTGCAGGCCCGGCCAAAGGGGTGGCACCCGGACAGAGCGCGGTGTTTTATGAGGACGATGACGTCATCGGCGGGGGTATCATACAAAGAGGGGAACTGATTTAG